The Kitasatospora setae KM-6054 genome contains a region encoding:
- a CDS encoding APC family permease → MTVTAPAAVQAAAPAARPGGRLGTAHIVFLIVSAAAPLSAMVGTVPLAFAIGTGAAVPTAFLFAGATLLCFSVGYAVSARRTGGSGGFYAAIADGLGRPAAIGAGWLAVLAYNAATVGLVGALGYFTQLVLAAHGLDLPWQLCAAAGLLAVAALGYRDIAVSARLLAVLMVGEIGILAALDLAIAGRHGAAALPAAGISPSGALGAGAGVSLMFAFISFIGFESAALYGKEARDPGRSVPRATYVAVLLIAGFYALTSWEAVGAIGPDAVRDTAAAQQGDLLFGIGRDYLGGAGATTLQIMLCTSLFAATLALHSAANRYAQVLADDGLMPARLAALHRRHGSPHRASLAQSGLSAVVVAGFALAGLDPYADLTTSMLGLGTLGIVVLQAAAALAVLARARTGGAGWWQGVLAPLLGLLGLAATVVLVVGNFDLLTGSHHGLVSELPWAVPLVAGAGLLYALRMRATRPVRYRRIAAAHLPPRPRPRRTR, encoded by the coding sequence ATGACCGTCACCGCCCCCGCCGCCGTCCAGGCCGCCGCCCCCGCGGCGAGACCGGGAGGACGGCTCGGCACCGCCCACATCGTCTTCCTGATCGTCTCCGCCGCCGCCCCGCTCTCCGCCATGGTCGGCACCGTGCCGCTGGCGTTCGCCATCGGCACCGGCGCGGCCGTCCCCACCGCCTTCCTGTTCGCCGGCGCCACCCTGCTCTGCTTCTCGGTCGGCTACGCGGTCAGCGCCCGCCGCACCGGCGGCTCCGGCGGCTTCTACGCCGCCATCGCCGACGGCCTCGGCCGCCCCGCCGCGATCGGCGCCGGCTGGCTCGCCGTCCTCGCCTACAACGCCGCCACCGTCGGACTCGTCGGCGCCCTCGGCTACTTCACCCAACTGGTCCTCGCCGCCCACGGACTGGACCTGCCCTGGCAGCTGTGCGCCGCCGCCGGCCTGCTGGCCGTCGCCGCGCTCGGCTACCGCGACATCGCGGTCAGCGCCCGCCTGCTGGCCGTCCTGATGGTCGGCGAGATCGGCATCCTCGCCGCCCTCGACCTCGCCATCGCCGGCCGGCACGGCGCCGCCGCCCTGCCCGCCGCCGGGATCTCGCCCTCCGGGGCCCTCGGCGCCGGCGCCGGCGTCTCGCTGATGTTCGCCTTCATCTCCTTCATCGGCTTCGAGTCCGCCGCCCTGTACGGCAAGGAGGCCCGCGACCCCGGCCGCAGCGTCCCCCGCGCCACCTACGTCGCGGTCCTGCTGATCGCCGGGTTCTACGCCCTGACCAGCTGGGAGGCGGTCGGCGCGATCGGCCCCGACGCCGTCCGCGACACCGCCGCCGCCCAGCAGGGCGACCTGCTCTTCGGCATCGGCCGGGACTACCTCGGCGGGGCCGGCGCCACCACCCTGCAGATCATGCTGTGCACCAGCCTGTTCGCCGCCACCCTCGCCCTGCACAGCGCCGCCAACCGCTACGCCCAGGTCCTCGCCGACGACGGCCTGATGCCCGCCCGGCTCGCCGCCCTGCACCGCCGGCACGGCTCCCCGCACCGGGCCAGCCTCGCCCAGAGCGGGCTGAGCGCCGTCGTGGTGGCCGGCTTCGCGCTCGCCGGACTCGACCCCTACGCCGACCTCACCACCAGCATGCTCGGCCTCGGCACCCTCGGCATCGTCGTCCTCCAGGCCGCCGCCGCCCTCGCGGTGCTGGCCCGCGCCCGCACCGGCGGCGCCGGCTGGTGGCAGGGCGTCCTGGCCCCGCTGCTCGGCCTGCTCGGCCTGGCCGCCACCGTCGTCCTGGTGGTCGGCAACTTCGACCTGCTGACCGGCTCCCACCACGGACTGGTCTCCGAACTCCCGTGGGCCGTCCCGCTGGTGGCCGGAGCCGGGCTGCTCTACGCGCTGCGGATGCGCGCCACCCGGCCGGTCCGCTACCGCCGGATCGCCGCCGCCCACCTGCCGCCCCGCCCGCGCCCGCGGCGCACCCGCTGA